The Cucurbita pepo subsp. pepo cultivar mu-cu-16 unplaced genomic scaffold, ASM280686v2 Cp4.1_scaffold000841, whole genome shotgun sequence genome contains the following window.
TCTCATcaaatgttattttatgtCAACATGATTGTCTGAATtggaatattatatttgatgagaaaagaagaaagggatCTTCTTATCCTCCAAACTCCATCCACAAAAGGAAACAAGTGGCCAAACAGACAAGATTTGTGAGATTCACGCCAATTGAGAGAGAAGTGAGTGTCAAGCGAAGGCTCTGGCCCCGaagaagtggattgtgagatctcacatcggttggggaggagaacgaaacattctttataaaggtgtttataaaggtgtagaaacctctctctagcaagtGGATGCTGCCCCGAAAGGGATGGAtcgtgaggtcccacatcccacgtcggttggagatgggaacgaaacGTTACATGTTTCTATGTTTCTTTGTCTCGTTGTTTGGGATTTGGGATTTGGGATTTAGATCTTTAAGGcatagtttttcatttatcaGTACAGCTAATTGATTCTAATCATTTAACCTTCTGGTGCAGAGCAGGAACATGGGCACACACAGCTTGGTTACCAGAAAGCTTTCACAGAAAAGGCAGAAGAcagcagaagaagaacaagtaaACTGCAAATATGCACTTTTTATTCACTATTTAAATAGCACATTCAATGTAGAAAGAATATTGGGgtatctctttttctctttggttTCTTAACTGTAAACTCCTGCAAAGTAAATGAACAAGTTAATTGAATATGATCAAATCTCTTTCATTGTTTCCTGTCTCAAATGGTATGAATTTGTTGGAATTATATTTCCCTCGCTGCCGTTATACAAGACGGGGCGAGAGATGAGTTTATAACTTCAAATCTCGATCTGtttgaactttcaattctATAATGACTTCCATAGAACAGTTTTTAGGCGGGGGAGGGAGGGTGGAAGCCTGTACAGAGTTTGTATTTACAACACAGATGCTAAGTAGCTTAGCTTAAGCTCGTAACACCGTGATCGGCGTTGTCGAATGAAATAAGTGAGAATAATACAACCTATAAACTCTGTTAGCAAAAGGGGTTGGTGCAGACTGTGTTAGTGTAATGATACAGCAAGCAAGAGCAAGCAGCaagaagcaaacaaaaaaaactttttcctTGCATTTCAAGATCAGCCTGGAAGGTAAAGTCTCATCAGATGAAAACGACCGACTTTGTTGCCCCCACACTCAAATCCTCATGTCTCTCGTAGTCATCGTCGTCGTCTTGATACGAAGTCGAAACAGAAATGGtcaaaaatatcaaatcatttttaaaaaaatggccCACAAGATATACCAATTTTCCTTCAATGAATACAGGCCACCAATCTTGATTTCCCTGACCGTGTTAGAGCAGAAAAGGCAAGAGGTATGAGGTCCTCCAAGCCCCTGCAGCAACCTGCACGGTCGAGACAATGCCTCGTATCAGTATCGTTTCCTCATTACATAAACGACTTGACATGTTCGATATGGGCCAGCAGTATTCAAATCACGACATCATGAAGTCTATATTAGGTAAGCTAACCTTGGCCACTAGCTGATTTGAAGTTGTTCCTCCATAGAGAAGCTTGTTTCGCCGTCGTTTCGATAAACTGGCCCTAGagtataagaaaatatatagagAGAGCTCGAGGAAACTCCGAAAACGATAACATATCAGCCATCAGCACGTATGATTGTGTTTATTGCAGTGGGGGTGATAACATGTGTTGATCATCTAAAATGATATCAGGCTTGCATCATATGCTTATACTCAGCCAGGAGGCACTAACATGTGAAAAACCAAAACCAGAAGGAAATCACTTCATATTTTCGGAACATCCTTAAATTTCAGACGTGTACAGGTAACCCGTAATTGTAAAACGACCTGATTCGTCCATCCCATCCTGCAGTCACGATGACCAGACCCCACGCGTGAGAACTCAATGTATTTTGGCAAGACAATTTCAGAAATTTATACCGAGATTTATGCATCATAGATGGTTTCATTAGTAGGCTCGAAGCGTGGAGCTTCTCCTCGGGCCAAGTTGCAGATCCCTTGGGGAAGGATTCTAATAACTCTTGcctcaaagagaaaaaggccGGGGACGAAAGCGGGAAAGTGTCAGAAGAACTCCTTCGCGTGCCAGAAAAACGTCTTTCGTCGTCTGTGTTACTTCTCAAACCACACCACGGTACTGCAATGGAACCATTGGAGGGGAAATATTCATACGACTTGATCTTCTTCACCGGGGAAAAAATAGACTCGTTCTTATAACTGCAGTTCCATAAATATACATTAGAATCGCCACTAGCCGATATAATATGTTTCCCGTCTGAGGTGAACGACGCAGACATCTGGTTTCCGGTATTACAAGGCCCTGAACGGAAAGGACGAAACTTGCTTATGAGCAGACAGGAAGACAGGATACAACGAACAACACCAATAACAAACAAGGATATACAGGTGCATACCCTTGTATTTCTGGATCACCTCAAGCCCTTGAACAATCCGGATTCGAGAATCAGCAGAGCTGACCATTATTCTGCTCGAATCGTTTGCAGAATACTGCGGCCCAAGAGAAAAAGCATAAGAATGCATAGAAAATATTAGCATCCCGAGAAcgacaagaaacaagaacataaaTACAACATCTAAATGTGAATAAGAAGATTAATAGAAAGAAGAACTACCTGAAACCCTGTTATCTTTTTACTGGGCGACTTCTTCTTACTCGATAAACATATTTCGGCATCTAATTCCAGGTTATTATCACCTAACCAAAAGAAGTCGAGTGTTTAACATATTCAGCTCATAACGGGGAAGTAATTTAGTATAAGAAACGAACCTATTACTCTAAAGATGCGGCAGGTACCATTTATGGAGCCAACGACTCCTCTCTACATGATGAGATCGAAATGCCTTTAACATCTAAGTAAACCACCAAATTTCtacataaacataatgaaaGAGCGAAACGAGAACACACCCGCCCATTAGGATGATAGGACACTGCAGTGACAATTTCCCTAATGTCTATCCAGTCAACAACTTGAGAAGAAGGAATCCCCCAAATGCGTATCTTTCCATCTATTGAACCACTGATGAAGTAATTTTCATCCATGGGATTAAAATGAACACAAGTAACTGCAGCCAACATGGAGACGAACCGTGAGGGGGCTGCACGTAAAGAATTTGTAAGTAATTTAAGAGAACGGAATTCCAAACTCACCGTAGTTACTATGTGAAAAGACTTTGAGACAATCATTAGATCCCAATCGCCAAAGTCGGACAGTTTTATCGATTGACGATGACAGAAGATACTGCACGAGGAAACAACAAATACTTAATATGATtactgtaacagctcaagcccaccactagtagttaaaatccgctttagcccgttacatatctACGTCAAACTCccggttttaaaacgaggcttccacatccttataaggaatgtttcgttcccctctccaactgatgtgggatctcacaatccaccccccttgggagtCCAGCATCCtagttggcacaccacccggtggctggctctgataccatttgtaacagcccaatcccaccgctaccagatattgtccactttagcccggtacatatcgccgtctgcctcacggttctaaaacacgtctattaggaagaggtttccacatccttataaggaatgttttgttatcctctccaaccgatgtgggatctcataattacTAAAGCATAAGCATGATTTAGTTTCTAGGAAATTCATAGAACTAATACTTACATTGTTTTTTGACCAAGAGAGATCCAGAATGTCGCCGGTATGTCCATGGAACTCGTGCAATGGTCGCTCCAATATCCTGAAGATTTTAGGTGGAAAAATTATACAAGCTGATTCTGATGTTTTCTTCAAGGCCATCGAGTTAGctatcttctctttctccgAACGCAGGGGTTTCAACTCAGAAAGGTGATTAACTGTGAAGTAAATGCAGGATGGATCGATCTCGGGAATGTCGGATTCATTCGATCTCTCATCTTCAATCACTTGCCATAATTTAACAATCCCATCATCACCACCAGTAGCGAGAAACCGTCCACTAGGACTAAACTTCATCGTCAAAACAGCACCTTGATGTGCCTGGATATCTTGTCCCATATACATAGCTGAGAGTTCTTTCAATTGCTTCTTGCAATGGCGAACCTTCATCCTCGGCACTCTCGACCCTGTACTCAAATCACCATGAACAACCAACCTTGACTTACCATGCTTATCGAAAATGCAGGCAGCCGATCGTAATTTCTTAAGCCAACGTTTGTTGACTCTTCGTTCTGTACTCAACGGAATGTTCGCCCTCTCAGCCTCCATCTCCATCATTTGTTGGAAAGACGGCAAAGAACTCGATGCCTCCTCGAGCCTTTCAGGCATTGCAAACCGAACAGATTTTTTTAGATCCCCAATTTTCCTGCCACATTCTCCATGAATCCCACCATCCCTATACAGAATGCTATTCTTTGAAGCCATCTCTGAATGTTCAAGATCATCATTAGACCAACACGACAACGAAGATCGACCCGAGCAAAACACATCTTCAAACTCTGAGGATTCAGCCCCGGAATTATCCCTCCATCTTTCTCCATCCCCTTCTCTCCAATCACGACAAACAGTGAGAGAATTCCCATTAGCGAGAGGAGCTCGATCTAATCCCATTCCCATCCATTTCAAAAACTTACTTCGACGCTCATGAACACTCATAGGGCTTCGATTCCATACATCATAACCCAAACTCCCATCGACCCAATTGTTAAATCTGGGACGAGAATCAAAGCCCGCCTCAATCCCATCGAAATTGGCTTCCGATATTGAGGGAACATTGATATCTGGCGCATCAAAAAACGGGCATTCTTCATCCTCGCTAACGCTACCCATTATTCCGCACAGTTCAACCCATGAAATCCCCTCAAGAACACGGCATTATAAACGGGAGAGAAATGTGCGAGAAAAAAACGAATACACACTACACAACAatccaaaaaaggaaaaagaaaattacaaaagggGAAAAACGCAGATCAGTTTAaccgaaacaaaaaaaaacttgttaaATTAAAGCGATCAAACATGGATCCCAATTGTTtaagcaaaaacaaaacaacaaaacaaaaatcgtggaaaatgaaattgcgaagtagagaaagaagaaatcagGCAGCCATTAATGAGTTAACAAACAGAATCAGTCCAATATCCAGaaaccaaaattgaaagatcACAAGCGAtacagaaatgaaaatgaagaacaaaacaaaacaaaacaaaaaatggaaaacgATTCGAAACAGGATTCTTACATGGAGACGAAGGGGGTTTCGTTTGTATGATGAGATCTCTTAGAAACTGAGGAGGGCGGAGATCGAAGCATCCATGACAATTTGGAGCTCCTTTtacaactctctctctctaaatctCTCCAGAGCAGAGAAGGGGGGCAGTGCAAGAGAagcttcaataattttataaaaaagaaaaaggaattcaatggaattttgaagaattaaaacaacaaaaaataaaaaaaaaaaaaaaaaaattagttccTCGATATTCGTGGTTTCATGGACCGCTAAACCACATTCCAAGGCTTCTTCGTATGTTTCtgcactttctctctctataaatatatatatctatatatatatatatatatttatttatttatttatttatttatttttggattaattGGTggaatacaatttttttttgtattaagtGTATCACTACCCACATCCCATTATTCCACTTTCATCATTTCccaattcttcaaaattaaaaatattctttttttttttttacttttaatttaatctctttAAATTCTCCGATCTCGATCCCGACCCGTAATAAAcctattcatttaatttatacaaaaGGTAAAACGGAACGGAAAAAAGTTTCCTCATCAAAATGGAGACAAAGATCATATTCTTGGTCCcgtttctctaatttttatttattattctcgtactaaataaattgttgaaaataaattttaattttaaatttttttaaaatattctttttattatcatgttttataataattttttttcgatattatttatttaaaaatatttaaataaaaaaaacataaaaattttataattttgagcttaacttaataataaaacaCTAATTATATAAAACTATTTCCTACTGAAAAATAccctaattttcaaaaaaatcgagaaataaaaaaaaaaaaaattgcctatttttattttattaaaaaaacacgtCCATTGTTTAGATTtaatgggtaaaaaaaattaaaataaatacaaagcattaaatgaatatttaaaaaaaatatattgaaaattttattgtaaGGAAATGTGGGAAATATTTATGCTTCCTTAATATTCTCAATAATTACAAATGGGAATCTGTTCCCAAAATTTTAGCTTTTCATTATATTATCAACGCATTTGACTTTTGAATTCcaagaaatttaataattaattaattaatatattcactcaaatatttatgttttttattttatattttttaattttacattacGTTCAAGTTGACCAATGTTTTTAtaagatgaaaattaaataattaaataattctagattttctatttggtccctcattttataataaattaaaactctatcgtttattttttatcatttaactCTATCATATACCttctaaatttgtatttttttagattttgattaGGCATATAGGATTCTCGTTcgattctaaatttttagtcGGTCCCTcatcttttattaaatttcaaattcatcatttaatttcatttaatttctgTCTTGTCCCGTCACCAAACAAAATGTTTTTGTCATTTACAAATCCAAATCAAAGGAAAATACATAATTACCCATAAATTTGtgtttcatatatttttccaaatctttatttttatatttcattaacaaaaatttggtggaaaatataaatgttaaaataaatttttaggttatattataaatttcgtgcctaatttaaatttgattcttattattttaaaaaatttaatttagtccgttttcttaaattatgagtttaattttaaaaatttaaattcgtgttttattaaacttttaattttatattttactaagcctctaaaattcaaatacagaCTAATAAGTTTGTTAAAAAACTTATGATGTATCAGTTATTATGTCAATTGCTGACTACTAAGTTGGTATGGAAGTGCCGGGAAAAACCTTTATCT
Protein-coding sequences here:
- the LOC111785924 gene encoding WD repeat-containing protein 44-like; translation: MGSVSEDEECPFFDAPDINVPSISEANFDGIEAGFDSRPRFNNWVDGSLGYDVWNRSPMSVHERRSKFLKWMGMGLDRAPLANGNSLTVCRDWREGDGERWRDNSGAESSEFEDVFCSGRSSLSCWSNDDLEHSEMASKNSILYRDGGIHGECGRKIGDLKKSVRFAMPERLEEASSSLPSFQQMMEMEAERANIPLSTERRVNKRWLKKLRSAACIFDKHGKSRLVVHGDLSTGSRVPRMKVRHCKKQLKELSAMYMGQDIQAHQGAVLTMKFSPSGRFLATGGDDGIVKLWQVIEDERSNESDIPEIDPSCIYFTVNHLSELKPLRSEKEKIANSMALKKTSESACIIFPPKIFRILERPLHEFHGHTGDILDLSWSKNNYLLSSSIDKTVRLWRLGSNDCLKVFSHSNYVTCVHFNPMDENYFISGSIDGKIRIWGIPSSQVVDWIDIREIVTAVSYHPNGRRGVVGSINGTCRIFRVIGDNNLELDAEICLSSKKKSPSKKITGFQYSANDSSRIMVSSADSRIRIVQGLEVIQKYKGPCNTGNQMSASFTSDGKHIISASGDSNVYLWNCSYKNESIFSPVKKIKSYEYFPSNGSIAVPWCGLRSNTDDERRFSGTRRSSSDTFPLSSPAFFSLRQELLESFPKGSATWPEEKLHASSLLMKPSMMHKSRYKFLKLSCQNTLSSHAWGLVIVTAGWDGRIRSFYNYGLPVHV